In a single window of the Elaeis guineensis isolate ETL-2024a chromosome 6, EG11, whole genome shotgun sequence genome:
- the LOC140858758 gene encoding zinc finger BED domain-containing protein RICESLEEPER 1-like: protein MVITDHFIDGGWSLQKRVLSFVKVPAPRRGVDVADAIFKCLKAWRIENKVFSVSVDNVSYNDSCIRNLKENLSLCNKLVLDGELFHVRCCAHILNLLVQDGLGKIKNVIHNIRESVKYINHSDSRLKAFCDVVEQKRLKERKLIIDCPTRWNSTFEMLSSVLKFKIAFPAYKEREPHYDYAPSPKDWEKVEKVYRAKEVIDAAARDWDFFMKEMAKPIKENLINIGGNEKASSCEVNTGGGNSLSIAVSKPSFTTGFDQIMSIMREKEAVPPLKSELESYLEEGVYISDSSFNSSFSALEWWRNNSLKYKILSKMTADILAISISTVASESTFSAGGRIIDEYRTKLNEESVEALICGGDWLRNKYGLKKKQKVNYIQSTEAREMLVLKMLPWLSSQSVRNLSRLVTMSAMKGRSFLSRLTQCTTVNATNSTASISFAPGGDPANPTPTLTPRYDPGHLIVHHACRSPLFPSLKIALFSINTFSIITPNP, encoded by the exons ATGGTTATTACTGACCATTTTATTGATGGGGGATGGAGTCTTCAAAAGAGAGTTTTGAGTTTTGTGAAAGTTCCTGCTCCAAGGCGCGGAGTTGATGTGGCTGATGCAATTTTTAAGTGTTTGAAAGCATGGAGGATTGAAAATAAAGTGTTTTCAGTTTCTGTTGATAATGTATCTTATAATGACTCATGCATAAGAAATCTCAAGGAAAACTTATCACTGTGCAACAAGTTAGTTCTTGATGGAGAGTTGTTTCATGTCAGATGCTGTGCACACATACTAAATTTGTTGGTGCAGGATGGCCTTGGTAAGATTAAAAATGTCATTCACAACATTCGTGAGAGTGTGAAGTATATTAatcactctgattcaaggttgaAGGCTTTTTGTGATGTTGTTGAACAAAAGCGATTAAAAGAAAGAAAGTTAATTATTGATTGTCCGACAAGATGGAATTCCACATTTGAGATGTTATCTTctgttttaaaattcaaaattgcaTTTCCAGCTTATAAGGAAAGAGAGCCACATTATGATTATGCACCCTCACCTAAGGATTGGGAAAAGGTTGAGAAG GTTTACAGGGCGAAAGAGGTAATTGATGCTGCAGCAAGGGATTGGGACTTCTTTATGAAAGAAATGGCAAAGCCAATAAAGGAAAATTTGATAAATATTGGGGGGAAT GAAAAAGCATCCTCTTGTGAAGTAAATACCGGTGGCGGCAACTCCTTATCTATTGCTGTATCTAAACCTTCATTTACCactggatttgatcaaattatgagCATTATGCGTGAAAAGGAAGCAGTTCCCCCACTGAAATCAGAGTTAGAATCTTATCTTGAGGAGGGTGTTtatatttctgatagtagttttAACTCTTCCTTTAGTGCTTTGGAGTGGTGGAGGAACAACAGCTTGAAATATAAGATCTTATCAAAAATGACAGCTGATATACTAGCTATTTCAATCTCAACAGTGGCATCAGAGTCCACATTTAGTGCTGGAGGAAGAATTATAGATGAATATCGTACTAAATTGAATGAAGAATCTGTTGAAGCACTCATTTGTGGTGGGGATTGGCTCCGCAATAAATATGGTTTGAAGAAAAAGCAAAAG GTAAATTATATTCAATCGACGGAGGCAAGAGAGATGCTGGTGCTGAAGATGCTGCCATGGCTGTCCTCACAGAGCGTAAGAAATCTCTCTAGGTTGGTGACGATGTCGGCCATGAAGGGCCGATCCTTTCTCTCGAGGCTCACACAGTGCACCACGGTGAATGCCACCAACTCTACCGCCTCTATTTCGTTTGCCCCCGGTGGTGACCCTGCGAATCCAACACCCACGCTAACTCCCCGCTACGATCCTGGGCACCTCATAGTCCACCATGCCTGTCGATCCCCACTCTTTCCATCCTTAAAGATCGCTCTTTTCTCCATCAACACCTTCAGCATCATCACCCCAAACCCGTAG
- the LOC105032757 gene encoding zinc finger BED domain-containing protein RICESLEEPER 2-like translates to MLMILKDTLLRNKKLILEEKLFHIRCAARILNLLVQDGLVEIKGIIENIREDVKYVNQSDARLKVFFDIAQKLQLKDRKFKDRESHYDHLPEPEDWEKVEMVYEVLKVFNIATHVISGSDYPTANLYLTKIYRVKEVIDNAAMNGNNFMRHMALSMKEKFDKYWGQCNLVMAIACVLDPRDEIANNSEGNSGSYSTNSSTLNAQSSDSGMSKLISLIRQQESIPPTKSDLDSYLVKGCVSCDDNASFSVLQW, encoded by the exons ATGTTGAT GATATTAAAGGACACTTTGCTAAGAAATAAGAAATTGATTCTTGAGGAAAAGTTATTTCATATTCGATGTGCTGCCCGCATATTGAATTTATTAGTTCAGGATGGTCTTGTTGAGATTAAAGGTATAATTGAGAATATACGTGAAGATGTTAAATATGTCAACCAATCTGATGCAAGGTTAAAGGTGTTTTTTGATATTGCTCAGAAGCTTCAATTGAAAGATAGGAA ATTCAAGGACAGGGAGTCTCATTATGATCATTTGCCTGAGCCTGAGGATTGGGAAAAGGTGGAGATGGTTTATGAGGTTTTAAAAGTGTTCAACATAGCCACTCATGTTATATCAGGTAGTGATTATCCCACTGCTAATTTGTATCTTACAAAAATTTATAGAGTGAAGGAAGTCATTGATAATGCAGCAATGAATGGTAACAACTTCATGCGTCATATGGCTTTGTcaatgaaagaaaaatttgataaatattgGGGACAATGCAATCTAGTGATGGCTATTGCATGTGTTTTAGATCCAAG AGATGAGATTGCTAATAACAGTGAGGGAAACAGTGGTTCATATAGCACAAACTCATCTACTCTCAATGCTCAGAGTTCTGACTCCGGAATGTCTAAGCTTATAAGCTTGATACGTCAACAAGAGTCTATTCCTCCAAcaaaatcagatttagactcTTATCTTGTGAAGGGTTGCGTGAGTTGTGATGATAATGCATCCTTTAGTGTTTTACAATGGTGA
- the LOC105032738 gene encoding sphingosine kinase 2 has translation MGGNAGALSLTNRIWVNGVPAEASLAADGTLRWRTGAGDERCLAVESDVLGLEAEGQRITLRAFVRSYREVSCGGGSFGKRTRRDYVLQLPTEEAASQWSQRLRDCIKSLGRPKRLFILVNPFGGKKSGRKIFHREVMPLLVAADILYTMQETKYQLHAQEIAYSLDLLKYDGIVCVSGDGVLVEVVNGLLQREDWDAAIKVPLGIIPAGTGNGMAKSLLDSVGDLYSISNATFAVIRGHKRALDVTTILQGEKKFFSVLMLTWGLVADIDIESEKYRWMGSARLDFYSLLRIMNLRRYNGHVQFVPAPGYESYGEPLKQNGSYMGNTALSEQGQANNAKVKSCGYPGPVASFDGLEWRSIDGPFVSVWINNVPWAGEDIMPAPEAKFSDGCLDAVIIKDCPKSALLALVLKMSDGSYVKSPYVMYLKVKAFRLNPGQRVGNPTKGGIVDSDGEVIARGDRVNDGIHRENLMSYGPLIQMTVDQGLATIFSPR, from the exons ATGGGGGGGAACGCTGGAGCCCTAAGCCTAACGAATCGTATCTGGGTGAACGGGGTGCCGGCGGAGGCGAGCCTGGCCGCCGACGGCACGCTCCGTTGGAGGACCGGCGCCGGCGACGAGAGGTGCCTGGCCGTGGAATCGGATGTCCTGGGACTCGAGGCCGAGGGGCAGAGGATTACGCTCAGGGCCTTCGTGCGATCGTATAGAGAGGTTTCTTGCGGCGGTGGGAGCTTCGGGAAGAGGACGAGGAGAGACTACGTTCTGCAGCTGCCGACCGAGGAGGCCGCGTCTCAATGGAGCCAGCGGCTGAGGGATTGCATCAAGTCCCTTG GTCGTCCGAAGAGGTTATTTATTCTTGTAAACCCCTTTGGTGGAAAGAAAAGTGGGCGCAAGATCTTCCACAGAGAAGTCATGCCCCTTCTTGTAGCCGCTGATATTCTTTATACAATGCAAG AGACAAAGTATCAGCTTCATGCTCAAGAAATTGCCTATTCGCTGGATCTTCTAAAATATGATGGAATTGTATGTGTTAGTGGCGACGGTGTTCTTGTGGAG GTAGTCAATGGCTTGCTGCAAAGAGAAGACTGGGATGCTGCAATCAAAGTGCCTCTTGGGATAATTCCAGCAG GCACAGGGAATGGCATGGCAAAATCACTTCTGGATTCAGTTGGCGATTTGTACTCCATTTCCAATGCTACATTTGCTGTTATCAGAG GCCACAAACGTGCGCTTGACGTTACTACCATTTTGCAAGGAGAGAAGAAGTTCTTCAGTGTCTTGATGCTTACTTggg GTTTGGTGGCTGATATTGACATCGAGTCCGAGAAGTATAGGTGGATGGGAAGTGCTCGTTTGGACTTTTAT TCTCTTCTGCGAATAATGAACTTGCGAAGATACAATGGACATGTTCAATTTGTGCCTGCACCTGGATATGAATCATATGGAGAACCACTAAAGCAGAATGGCAGCTACATGGGCAACACTGCACTGTCTGAACAAGGCCAAGCAAACAATGCTAAAGTTAAATCATGTGGTTACCCAGGCCCAGTTGCTTCCTTCGATGGTTTGGAATGGAGGTCAATTGATGGCCCTTTTGTTTCAGTTTGGATTAACAATGTGCCTTGGGCTGGTGAAGATATTATGCCAGCTCCTGAAGCTAAG TTCTCAGATGGCTGCTTGGATGCAGTCATAATCAAGGATTGCCCAAAATCAGCCCTTCTAGCATTGGTATTAAAAATGAGTGACGGAAGTTACGTCAAATCACCATATGTCATGTATCTCAAG GTGAAGGCATTCCGGTTAAACCCTGGTCAGCGTGTTGGCAATCCCACCAAGGGTGGTATCGTTGACTCTGATGGAGAGGTTATCGCTAGGGGAGACCGAGTCAATGATGGCATTCATCGGGAGAATCTAATGTCCTATGGGCCTCTCATTCAAATGACGGTCGACCAGGGTTTAGCAACTATATTCTCACCTAGATGA